The following coding sequences lie in one Enterococcus sp. 9E7_DIV0242 genomic window:
- the rsxC gene encoding electron transport complex subunit RsxC codes for MIKSFRGGLDLHHDDVLQLRGIDAYKEVEAIHPKKVYIPVQQHIGDASEVIVTVGEKVAIGQTIATTGDGLGAHIHASVSGKVTAIRNIDQGQGDEVRCVIIKNDFQETYMENAPLLTHTPTKKMIVDLVEAAGVVGLGGATFPSHVKLNPKETIHTCIFNGAECEPLLMADAALMATQGEKLLKGCQLVLKATGADEGIIVIEDDKQEAISIMTEWCKDTSNLNVLEVPSIYPQGSTELLFKAVSGLEEPVGGSTRDLGYLVINVATTVAVYEAVAFGAPLSHRICSVVGDVKKQKNVYFPIGTTVNDMIEFCGGFDGRPSKVITGGFMMGQTVDTLDASLTKAANGLIVINETHDRDSTPSPCINCARCVNVCPIGLLPHQLEKNYLKKNWKRMKKLYADRCINCGCCTYICPARRHLAEHIVAGQKVIKER; via the coding sequence ATATATTCCTGTCCAGCAACACATCGGTGACGCTTCAGAAGTAATTGTTACAGTTGGCGAAAAAGTAGCAATCGGACAAACGATAGCAACAACGGGAGATGGTTTAGGAGCCCATATCCATGCGAGTGTTTCAGGAAAAGTCACTGCTATTAGAAATATCGACCAAGGGCAAGGCGATGAAGTACGCTGTGTCATAATCAAAAACGATTTTCAAGAAACTTATATGGAAAACGCCCCTCTTTTAACGCATACGCCTACCAAGAAAATGATTGTTGACCTTGTAGAAGCAGCAGGAGTAGTCGGTCTGGGTGGGGCTACTTTTCCCAGTCATGTCAAACTGAACCCTAAAGAAACGATTCACACGTGCATTTTTAATGGAGCAGAATGTGAACCTTTGTTGATGGCAGATGCAGCCTTAATGGCTACACAAGGTGAAAAGCTGTTGAAAGGATGTCAGCTTGTTTTAAAAGCTACAGGTGCAGATGAAGGCATCATTGTCATTGAAGATGATAAACAGGAAGCAATCTCAATAATGACTGAGTGGTGCAAAGATACATCAAATCTCAACGTATTAGAAGTTCCATCTATTTACCCGCAGGGAAGCACCGAGTTATTGTTTAAGGCTGTATCAGGCTTAGAAGAGCCAGTTGGTGGTTCTACTAGAGACTTGGGTTATCTAGTCATCAATGTTGCTACGACCGTCGCCGTTTATGAAGCAGTCGCATTCGGTGCCCCTTTAAGTCATCGGATTTGTTCGGTAGTTGGAGATGTAAAAAAGCAAAAGAATGTCTATTTTCCGATAGGAACAACTGTGAACGACATGATTGAATTTTGTGGTGGGTTTGATGGTCGTCCTTCCAAGGTCATTACGGGTGGGTTTATGATGGGACAAACAGTCGATACCCTAGATGCCTCTTTAACAAAAGCTGCCAATGGCCTGATCGTAATCAATGAAACACATGACAGAGACAGCACGCCAAGTCCATGTATCAATTGTGCCCGATGTGTCAATGTCTGTCCCATTGGGTTATTGCCACATCAGTTGGAGAAGAACTACTTGAAGAAAAATTGGAAACGAATGAAAAAATTATATGCGGATCGCTGTATCAATTGCGGATGCTGCACCTATATTTGTCCAGCGCGTCGACATCTGGCAGAGCATATTGTTGCCGGACAGAAAGTTATTAAAGAAAGGTAG